In a genomic window of Saccharothrix sp. HUAS TT1:
- a CDS encoding recombinase family protein — translation MTVEISRDPWATLDELLGVEVVEAIEDGIGPVAVYGRCSTEGNQDPETSRGWQFGNARKFVEPLGGVVAEEFFDVGQSRSVPWERREEAARLLAALKNPHRGWNAVVVGEGTRCWFGNQFSLIAPKFAAYGVGLWVPELGGKFDARNPSHKMLMSVLGGMSESERQHVQARVRAAMDAQVVNEGRHQGGRAPYGYVVVDGGPHPNPRKASEGYRLRVLAIDEQSAEVVQRIFAEYVSGRGDRAIATGLNRDGIPCPSARRPDQNRHRLADGWQGSTVRAILDNPRYTGFAFFGRWARQEMLLDPDDVAASYVIRFRRASADRIVRSRKPAHPAIVSVEEFTQAHLLSKSKSAGGLKTARKTERAERPTKRPYLFRGIVRCTACGRKMEASPRARGVYYRCPARTLAPGSPALATHPPTVYLREDVLQEAVNGWLGRLFAPENRERTVAALVESQGTNGAANGREAAKARLAKAEAQLSRFQEAIKAGIDPLALVEPMNEAQAVRAAARAELEGTPAPDALSAAEVHAMIDSLGNVGAALADADIESVASLYRAVDLQVRYTHTAHEADVIIKPVGRVNSARVRGGT, via the coding sequence ATGACTGTTGAAATCAGCCGAGACCCGTGGGCGACGCTGGACGAGCTGCTGGGCGTCGAGGTGGTCGAAGCGATCGAGGACGGGATCGGACCGGTAGCGGTCTACGGGCGGTGCTCGACGGAGGGCAACCAAGATCCCGAGACGTCGCGTGGTTGGCAGTTCGGCAACGCGCGGAAGTTCGTGGAGCCGCTCGGCGGTGTCGTCGCTGAGGAATTCTTCGACGTGGGGCAGTCGCGGTCCGTGCCGTGGGAACGTCGAGAGGAAGCGGCTCGGCTGCTGGCGGCGTTGAAGAACCCGCATCGTGGGTGGAACGCCGTGGTGGTCGGTGAAGGCACACGGTGTTGGTTCGGCAACCAGTTCTCGCTCATCGCGCCGAAGTTCGCCGCGTACGGCGTCGGCCTGTGGGTGCCGGAGCTGGGCGGGAAGTTCGACGCCCGGAACCCGTCACACAAGATGTTGATGAGCGTGCTCGGCGGTATGAGCGAGTCCGAGCGTCAGCACGTGCAGGCACGAGTCCGGGCCGCGATGGATGCCCAAGTGGTGAACGAAGGGCGACACCAGGGCGGACGTGCACCCTACGGCTACGTGGTCGTGGACGGTGGTCCGCACCCGAACCCCAGGAAGGCGAGCGAGGGCTACCGGTTGCGGGTGCTGGCGATTGACGAGCAGTCGGCGGAGGTCGTCCAGCGGATCTTTGCCGAGTACGTGAGCGGTCGAGGTGACCGGGCGATTGCGACGGGCCTCAACCGAGACGGGATTCCCTGTCCATCTGCTCGACGGCCGGACCAGAACCGGCACCGACTGGCCGATGGCTGGCAGGGCAGCACGGTCCGAGCAATCCTGGACAACCCGAGGTACACCGGGTTCGCGTTCTTCGGGCGATGGGCGCGGCAGGAGATGTTGCTCGACCCTGACGACGTGGCAGCCAGCTACGTGATCAGGTTCCGGCGAGCGAGCGCCGATCGGATCGTGCGGTCCCGCAAGCCTGCGCATCCGGCGATCGTGAGTGTCGAGGAGTTCACGCAAGCGCACCTGCTGAGCAAGTCGAAGTCCGCCGGTGGGCTGAAGACGGCTCGCAAGACTGAGCGCGCCGAGCGACCCACGAAACGGCCGTACCTGTTTCGGGGCATCGTCCGGTGCACAGCCTGCGGTCGGAAGATGGAAGCCAGTCCACGGGCGCGCGGCGTGTACTACCGGTGTCCGGCTCGGACGCTCGCGCCCGGATCGCCTGCGCTCGCCACGCATCCGCCAACGGTCTATCTCCGCGAGGACGTTCTTCAGGAAGCGGTGAACGGGTGGCTCGGGCGATTGTTCGCGCCGGAGAACCGGGAGCGGACCGTTGCCGCTCTGGTCGAGTCCCAGGGAACGAACGGCGCGGCCAACGGGAGGGAGGCGGCGAAAGCGCGGCTCGCCAAAGCGGAGGCTCAGTTGAGCCGGTTCCAAGAGGCCATCAAAGCCGGAATTGACCCGCTGGCGCTGGTCGAGCCGATGAACGAGGCGCAGGCGGTTCGAGCTGCCGCGCGGGCGGAACTGGAGGGAACACCGGCACCGGACGCCCTGAGCGCCGCCGAAGTCCACGCGATGATCGACTCACTGGGTAACGTCGGAGCGGCCTTGGCCGATGCTGACATAGAGAGCGTGGCGAGCCTCTACAGGGCGGTTGACCTGCAAGTTCGCTACACGCACACGGCCCACGAGGCTGATGTGATCATCAAACCCGTGGGCCGTGTGAATAGTGCGCGTGTCCGAGGGGGGACTTGA
- a CDS encoding permease prefix domain 1-containing protein — protein MTGDEPDLEAQFTQWRDYVQRREELRRADVDELEDHLRGSVDQLVAAGLRTDEAFLVAVKRMGSLDDLSREFAREHSERLWKQLVLTGDADDEVATTRSRRDLLTMVLCAVGAAAAIKAPELFGLDFEHDGAFYGPNAGLLVLPWLAAFLAWRRRAGRAVIGALVALFAIGAVAANAYPLTDDSQSLALTAIHLPIALWFAVGLAYVSDDLRSPRRRMDFVRFTGEWFVYYVLIALGGGVLTAFVFGTFEAIGITPETFIGQWLVPCGAAAAVVVAGWLVEAKQSVVENIAPVLTRLFTPLFTAVLLAFLITFSVTSSGIDVEREALILFDLLLVVVLGLLLYSISARDPLAPAGMFDKLQLALVVSALAIDVLVLLEVTGRITEYGTTPNKAAALGENVILLANLAWSAWLVLALVRKRTPFTRLERWQTAYLPVFAGWAWIVVLIFPPAFGYL, from the coding sequence GTGACCGGCGACGAGCCCGACCTGGAGGCGCAGTTCACCCAGTGGCGGGACTACGTGCAGCGCCGCGAGGAGCTGCGGCGGGCGGACGTGGACGAGCTCGAAGACCACCTCCGGGGTTCGGTCGACCAGCTCGTCGCCGCCGGACTGCGCACCGACGAGGCGTTCCTGGTGGCGGTCAAGCGGATGGGCAGCCTGGACGACCTGTCCCGCGAGTTCGCCCGGGAGCACTCGGAACGGCTGTGGAAGCAGCTGGTGCTGACCGGCGACGCCGACGACGAGGTCGCCACCACCCGCTCCCGGCGGGACCTGCTCACGATGGTCCTCTGCGCGGTGGGCGCGGCGGCGGCGATCAAGGCGCCCGAGCTGTTCGGGCTCGACTTCGAGCACGACGGCGCGTTCTACGGCCCGAACGCCGGCCTGCTCGTCCTGCCCTGGCTGGCAGCGTTCCTGGCCTGGCGACGCCGCGCCGGACGCGCGGTGATCGGCGCGCTGGTGGCGTTGTTCGCGATCGGCGCGGTAGCCGCCAACGCCTACCCGCTCACCGATGACTCTCAGTCGCTGGCGCTGACCGCCATCCACCTGCCGATCGCCCTGTGGTTCGCGGTCGGCCTGGCCTACGTGTCCGACGACCTGCGCTCACCGCGCCGGCGAATGGACTTCGTCCGCTTCACCGGCGAGTGGTTCGTCTACTACGTCCTCATCGCCCTGGGCGGCGGCGTGCTGACCGCCTTCGTGTTCGGCACGTTCGAGGCCATCGGGATCACCCCGGAGACCTTCATCGGCCAGTGGCTGGTCCCCTGCGGCGCGGCCGCGGCCGTCGTCGTGGCCGGGTGGCTGGTCGAGGCCAAGCAGAGCGTCGTGGAGAACATCGCACCAGTCCTGACCAGACTGTTCACCCCCCTGTTCACCGCCGTGCTGCTGGCCTTCCTGATCACCTTCAGCGTGACCAGCTCCGGCATCGACGTCGAACGCGAGGCCCTGATCCTGTTCGACCTCCTCCTGGTCGTCGTCCTGGGCCTCCTCCTCTACTCCATCTCCGCCCGCGACCCACTGGCGCCCGCCGGGATGTTCGACAAGCTCCAGCTCGCCCTCGTCGTCAGTGCCCTGGCCATCGACGTCCTGGTGCTGCTGGAGGTCACCGGCCGAATCACGGAGTACGGAACCACCCCGAACAAAGCAGCCGCCCTAGGCGAGAACGTCATCCTCCTGGCCAACCTGGCCTGGTCGGCCTGGCTGGTGCTCGCCCTGGTGCGCAAACGCACGCCGTTCACACGCCTGGAGCGCTGGCAAACCGCCTACCTCCCGGTGTTCGCCGGGTGGGCCTGGATCGTGGTCCTGATCTTCCCCCCGGCGTTCGGCTACCTCTGA
- a CDS encoding PadR family transcriptional regulator — protein sequence MKVTKDLVAASATPMVLGILAEADSYGYAILRRIGELSGGELDWTEGLLYPLLHRLERLGHVESSWRSASGERRRKYYRITPGGLAELAEQRRQWDTVVGALKEIWTDPRPFAANPLGGLS from the coding sequence GTGAAAGTCACCAAGGACCTCGTGGCCGCCTCGGCGACGCCGATGGTGCTGGGCATCCTGGCCGAGGCGGACAGCTACGGCTACGCGATCCTCCGGCGGATCGGCGAGCTGTCCGGCGGGGAGCTGGACTGGACGGAGGGCCTGCTCTACCCGTTGCTGCACCGGTTGGAACGCCTCGGGCACGTGGAGTCGAGCTGGCGGTCCGCCTCCGGCGAGCGGCGGCGCAAGTACTACCGCATCACGCCGGGCGGCCTGGCCGAGCTGGCCGAGCAGCGCCGCCAGTGGGACACCGTCGTCGGCGCCCTCAAGGAGATCTGGACCGACCCCCGGCCGTTCGCGGCGAACCCGCTCGGAGGTCTCTCGTGA
- a CDS encoding MFS transporter, with protein sequence MSGERVGSTPYLMLAVATVGFAVNFWAWALLSPLGPMFKEALGLSAFQQALLVAVPVVVGSLGRIPVGALTDRHGGRVMFPLISAVTIVPVLFLGLVGHGSLAGLLVGGFVLGLGGSSFAVGVPFVNAWFPPHRRGMAIGVFGAGMGGTAISALTTVQLVDAGGVPTPFVVTAAVLAVYAVVAYAVLRDAPGWSPPTEPTARRLRSALRLPVTWQASALYAVAFGGYVAFSVYLPAYLETAYHLGQTDAANRTAGFVLLAVVLRPVGGWLSDRVGAVRVLTWALGVTTVCAVVQAFTPELMPVGTVAFLAMAAALGAGSGAVFALVALLAPGRSWSTAAARSARCSPRPPATTR encoded by the coding sequence ATGAGCGGAGAGCGCGTCGGGTCCACGCCCTACCTGATGCTGGCCGTCGCCACGGTCGGCTTCGCGGTGAACTTCTGGGCGTGGGCGCTGCTCAGTCCGCTCGGGCCGATGTTCAAGGAGGCGCTGGGGCTCAGCGCGTTCCAGCAGGCGCTGCTGGTGGCGGTGCCCGTGGTGGTCGGGTCGCTGGGGCGCATCCCGGTGGGCGCGCTGACCGACCGGCACGGCGGGCGGGTGATGTTCCCGCTGATCTCGGCCGTGACGATCGTGCCGGTGCTGTTCCTGGGCCTGGTCGGGCATGGCTCGCTGGCGGGGCTGCTGGTCGGCGGGTTCGTCCTCGGGCTGGGCGGGTCGTCGTTCGCCGTCGGCGTGCCGTTCGTCAACGCCTGGTTCCCGCCGCACCGGCGCGGGATGGCGATCGGCGTGTTCGGCGCGGGCATGGGCGGCACGGCGATCAGCGCGCTGACGACGGTCCAGCTGGTCGACGCGGGCGGCGTGCCGACGCCGTTCGTGGTGACGGCCGCCGTGCTGGCGGTGTACGCGGTGGTGGCGTACGCCGTGCTGCGCGACGCGCCCGGCTGGTCGCCGCCGACCGAGCCGACGGCGCGCCGGTTGCGCAGCGCGCTGCGCCTGCCGGTGACCTGGCAGGCGTCGGCGCTGTACGCGGTGGCGTTCGGCGGGTACGTGGCGTTCTCCGTCTACCTGCCCGCCTACCTGGAGACCGCCTACCACCTGGGGCAGACCGACGCGGCGAACCGCACCGCCGGGTTCGTGCTGCTCGCGGTGGTGCTGCGGCCGGTGGGCGGGTGGCTGTCCGACCGGGTGGGCGCGGTGCGGGTGCTGACGTGGGCGTTGGGCGTGACGACGGTCTGCGCGGTGGTGCAGGCGTTCACGCCGGAGCTGATGCCGGTCGGCACGGTGGCGTTCCTGGCCATGGCGGCGGCGCTGGGCGCGGGCAGCGGCGCGGTGTTCGCGCTGGTCGCCCTGCTCGCGCCGGGGCGATCCTGGTCTACCGCCGCCGCACGGTCGGCCCGGTGTTCTCCGCGACCACCCGCAACGACAAGGTGA